Sequence from the Mytilus galloprovincialis chromosome 13, xbMytGall1.hap1.1, whole genome shotgun sequence genome:
TCATGTCCTGCTGGTTAAAACAGGGTCGCTTTTCCATGTCTTGCTGGTGAGAACAggttcttttttaaaacaaaagtatttgtctagTACAGGATTGCGTATTTAACTGTTTAAGATACAGTCTACAACCCGGTTCTAGAACAGCATCTATTTTATACGGTCTACAACAGGGTATACATTTTCTGAGCGtgtctagaacagggtatgtttttccatatttctgtttagaacagggtatgtttttcattgttttctggttagaacagggtacgATTTGGCAAGTGCTGTCGGCACAGGTATACCCAAAAGGATAGTCagtaacaccccccccccccccccgcccccggATAATACCCTTTGAAAGAGAGCAAATTTTCATAGAAGTTTTAGATATGTCAGAACCAGAAACAACAGCAAAAGTCTATTTGAAAACAAGATTTTAAAATGAACACAGTAATAACGTCGAAGTCCAAGATAGTTATGGAGAACAGTTAAGTGCCTTACGAATTACAAAGCTCATGGAAATGGTAAACTATCAGCAAAACTTTTTAAATGTAGATCGAACAGTAACAGCTAACATTCTACATCCATCTTTCAAACATACCTGGCGATACAACAGGATACTTACACTGATCAGAAGGAAATATCATTGTCTAAGAAAAGTGATCTTATATATTAGAAACTGTAGAGGAACTACCCTAGTATCGatccaaaataaaacattttgcaaAATACTGATAGAGAGGGttaaaaaagtaacaaataacAAGATCCAAAAGGAACAGACAGGTTTTAGAAAAGGACAGAGCTGTTGCGACTATGTGTgtaaacaaaatatcattgaaCAGCGCACAGTTTGATTAAGACTACTGACTGGTTAAATTCAaagatattaatttgaaaaaagagCCTTTGACAGCATGTACACATAAAAGATGATTAAGGAGGATCTTTCTACGCTATGGGATGCCAgccaaaatataaattaaaatgttttatacagAATTCAGATGCACTGTAAGACCTTCACATCAGGCAATTTCCTGTAAGATCATAAGTTAGACAAGGTTGAATCATGTCATCCTTTCTTTTCGATAATGCAATCAACCATACAGGCATCATGTGGGATCTCTTTGTCTGTCTAGAAGAATTAGACTTTGCAAATGGTTTTGTCGTACTGTCACATCTCAGAACACAcgtgcaaataaaaaaaaactccgaATCAAAAAGAGGCAAGTATGATTAAACTAAGCATAAACAAAAAGACATCAGAGTTTATGCCGTTAAATATTCTAGAGCCTCCTGACAAAGAGTTAAATGGACCACATCTGAAATGCACTTTTATGCCGATCTTGTTATGATATGTGGAACAATTTCTCCTTTGCCTTAGCTAATTTTCCTTTCTTTGGTGAGAGATTTCGTATTGCTGTTTCTTATGGAGTATGCACGTGTCAGTATTAGTTAGTACATAAGTAAATTATTCATCAAAGTGACATGtgttttcacaaaatattatacaatacactgaaaaataaaaataatcgacCCTTTAGTATTTTAACTAAGGGATGAAAATATCTTAAATTCTTCAAAATTGGAAATGAATTTATCACAACCATGTTGAAGTATAATTCCTCTTGTATGGATTAATTAAAAgaagttttaaacaaaaaatcaattctAATGATTTTCTTTCTCTGGCTCAGTAAAATTATCGATATAAGCAACGCtgagcaaaataaaatatatagtcagctataaaaggcttagACATGACATTATCTTAAACAACTCAAACGAAAAGCCAACGGCCCAATTCATGACgtaaaataaacggaaaacaaattaAACAGATAGCATCCATGGCTATCTTTGAATAACAGGATGCTATTCGTTTGATTAGTTTCTCTTTCACGGTACCTTATGTTTTACGTCTATTTGCTATGTTTTTTAGTTAGCCTGGTGTCGATTCGATTCGACGAgtcttttttaactgtttttgaaagtttgtttttatgttgtgcagCTACGCCAGAATCTCGGTTGGGTAGGCTACGAGCCCATCTTCTGTATGCACCTGTCCAAAGCAAGGAGCTTTCAGTGATTACCCTTGATTgcctttttttttcgtttgttgtttttatcataaatatgagttttttttgtttatgtgtttcacaTTTTGCCAGGGGTGCTTTTCTGGCTTACTAAAAggaatgggttttgctcattgctgaaggtcaTGTAGTGCCCGAAAGTTGTTGACGTATTCTTCTTTTCGGTCTTCGATGGTTATTTGTCTCATTAAAAGTCATACCTTacctatttttttcatattggtAGCTGACCAAACAAAGTAAATAGTGCACAAATATGGTGAACAGTGCTGACATTGGCAATGATTTTGACCGGAAATGCTTCAAACATATACAGAACAAGAGAATTATAGAATAGGGGGTACGGAATTGAAATTCTTATCAGTTAATGTACACCTAGACATGCTACTTCCATAATATTTGTACTGACAGTGAACACAGTAATATCACGGCCTTTGTTGGTATTTGCAAAAATTCtctagtatttaaaaaaaaagactattatGACCACAATACAAAAGTTTACTTTTTGACGTCTTCGTCATCGATGGATATCGAAAGAAAACGTATATCAAGGTTCAGTTTATTTTTAGGCATTTACTAGagaacaaaatgatttgaccaaTGTTGATTAACTTAAAACGTATGTATGGTTAAGTTAATTTTTAGACATTATCATTAAGACAAGAAAAAATTGACCAATGTAAATACGTGCAATACATTGGTTCTATGTTGCACTTGTTAAGACTTCTCAAaagtgtaaattaaaaaaaaagcaaagcaAAGTAGACCTTCCACCAGCTAATTCACAAAGAAGCAATGCGTTGATATCTTTACTACTATTTAAAGGAAGAGACCGATTGCATTGagccgcaactcctctgaaaccatacaaagttggaaatatttgtgatatgacgtacaAATGTAGTGATTTGTACTTTCTAAATTTGTACTTTTGAAACAGTCTTTTTTTCACAGAAAAcgcattttttttagaaaacatcGGAGACTGTAATCGATCCGTGTCTATTACGCTATCGTGCATGTTCAGTCGAAGTACAACAATATATGAAAACATTGAGAAGCTGATAGGGTAAACACTTGCCAATTGTATTGCGATTTTGTGGGCGTCTTCTAGTAGATCTATTTTTTTCTTGCTAAACAGATATAGATATTTGTGTTTTCTCCCTTGAACGTACTTACGATGGCCATGGAGGCATTGAAACATACTACTTACGTCTAATTCTGTCAGCGTTAGACGTATATTTATACagtgaaatatttgtttaataaagtgaaaaaagtaGAAAAGACTGAATACAATTTAAAACACTAATATACTTACAAAAATCGGTTTAAAAATATAACTGACGCTGCCAGTTAATGCGCATGTCATAGTGAACTTtgcttatcggggccttttatagctgactatgcggtatgggctttgctcattgttagaggccgtacggtgacctatagttgttaatgtctgtgtcattttggtcttttatggatagttgtcgcattggcaatcataccacatcttcttttttatatttgtattcctTTCTCATTTTTTTACAGACTCAAACTGAAAATCGAATGGCTTTCTTAGTGTgcttgtttatttacatgtttttcacTTTGGTGTGTGATTCCAGTTTGTATCGTcaacattttttaatatattatttttaaaaacttgaatTGGTCAATTTATGGTATCAAGCCAAATTCATTTTGTCATCTGTTGTGATGAAGTATTGATGGTTACTTATATAGAAGGTCTGGATGGCAGAATGAAGAATAACAGGCAAACAAACTgaataaaggataaaaaaaaataagtaaagagAATTTTAAGCAATTGGAattttaagcaaataaaaaaagaaaagagaaaagtGTGTAGTCAAAATATAACGAATAGAGGATACTTTACCCCGAAAAACAGAGTAGAGAAAATTGCCCTTAAGTTTCAGGATACGTGAAAATTTTACCGTGGTaaccttagggacgacatcaaaagatcaatgtaagataaaaaaaacttaattcaaatagtttggggtgggggttgaactgctgcaaaatttggttatccgacattgatttgttatatacatgtatatccataTGGGTttatcaatttttcccaaattaagtgaaggggggggggggggcggtggtcagtgaaaaaactatgtgaattaagtgttttttatccttcattgaacttttgatgtcgttccTTGGACTGTTCAATGAATGCCTTTTTGGTTTTATGCACTCcaatattttatatacttttctgcttttttaacttttataacCGAGCGTATATGGCGAAGGTCATTAAAGAATCACGGAGTGCCTGCATAGTCATCATCACTATCATATTTTTATTACTGTAAGCTTGCTCATTTgaactcgtaccacatcttcttatatatatcaaacgaaaTATGCTGAATGAAAACATTTCGCTCACGCTCTTATATCGGTGAATGCAATCATTCTAGGTAAATGTCTTTCTTCACTCATACCAATATGTTTCCTTTATTTGTCTGTTTCTCTGTGTTTGTTCTCTCAGTTTGATTTAAAATCTTATTCATGAATGTCCCTGTAGGATGGTTTACTTTGTATGCATGATTTTCATGTTATAATTAGTATATGCAGATGAAACAtaacatgcatttttaaatgttagtTCTTGTCGGGGAAAGTTTAAGTCTTTGACTTGATTAGCTTAGTATGTAtgtacctgttccaagtcagcAGCCTCTATTAGTGATTATCGTTTGTtgcatatcatatttgattttccttatttttctttgtacattaatcagatctttagttttctgtatgaattgttttacatttgtcatcaGGGGCCTTCTATGGCTTGCTTTGCTGTTTGGGTTTGCTAATTGTTGATGGCTGTTCGGTGATCTATAGTTGCATACCTCTACAACATTTTGGTCCCTCGTTGAGTTTCTGTTGTCACATAGGCAATTATAACGACcttttttgtatatctttatttttgttctgTAAATTGTAATTTTTCGAATGTCATATTTCTTATATTGATGCAATTTGAAATCATTTGTCAGTGTGGCGTTGTTCTAAATTAACTCCTGTAGATTTTACTATAGAAAATAGGATTATAGTCGatgatgtttttttgtttatcaatttgtTGAAAGTTTTAATATGCATCATTGTGACAAATTCATGACAGCTATATAAACCGGAAAATTTTAACAGCACCGTTTCATGTTTAAGGGTAATAGGTAAACTATATACATTGACTATGATAATCTGGATGggttttacagaatagagaatagtggaaaaataaatatagattaagggtaaaattaaaagagaaaattAAGCCAAGGAAATAAAGAATGGAGAATGAcggttaaaataaataaagaatagacTGAAATGAGATGAGATAAAAAAGAGAGTGAACGTTATGAAGGACCCATCCAGACATTACTATATAGGATACGGGAAAATTAAGCATACTTTGCTACTCAAGTTATTTTCTCAAATTtaagatgaataaaaaaaaacccaaaaaactaTACATTTAGACATAAAGAAAGTTTCGTGTTCTGTATCATTTTAAAAGTGCAGATTTAATCATGAGgtgaaattttagaaaaaaatacaaaacttacGGTGCAGCTGCTTtctactgtattttttttttatttgaatttgttgttGCGTTTGTGTTTTTTGGTATCATTCAATCATACTTTATTCGCATCTAACATTTcagtagtttaaaaaaaatataacgtcCTTTTTTTGCCGGGTaaacaaagccatgttctaattccaATAGAACATAGGTTCACTTGATTGACAGTACAATTAATGCCCGAGGTTTCGAAAATAAAATAAGTCAATTTGTATAATCTCTTTATTACCctatatataataacaaataaataaaagcatCCTTTTCTTATTTAGGAGCAGCAGAGAGGAATTACATGGTCATTTTTCAGCAAAGTATTGAAAATCAAAACGTGGGCATAATTCTCTATCAGATAATGCAATAAAGACATAATTTACAAACACCAAGAATAAATAATCTTAGCAgctcaaactatttttttttgtgatatcattAATTATACtaaaaaatttgatataaaaaacttaatttttcATAATCACACATTGcataaaaacacatcaaaccTCATTACCAGTATTTTATATACATAGTATTCTAACGACTGTTCCCGAAGAATATGGTTGCATTATCAATaccatatttttactttttctttccGTTATAGTTGCCATTACCATAACTGCTACGATAACTGTTACGGTTGTTTCCGTAATTGTTGTTGCCATAGTTACCATTATAGCTATTATAATTGTTTCCATATCCATGTACGCTTTCCGATTTCCCATAAGACTTGTAATGTTTTGAAACCGGAACAGGTGCCGGAACGTAGGAAGGACCTCCAAAGAGCGGCATTGGTTCATATACAATTGGACCAGGGGGCGGTGGAATATTTACACGTGGTGCAATACCTCCTGCCTGCCTATTTGCCCACCATCCAAAACCAAACTTTGCCAAAACCGGCAACCCAAATGGTAAAAACGGTGCGAAAAATCCCAAACTTGGAAGACCTAACCCAGATGAGGCAATTACTGGACCAACTGGGCCAATAATAGGACCTTGTGTGCTTGGTGGTGTATCAGTCGTCCCCGTTACGCCTGTTGGATCGACGGTAACAATTGATATTCCAATGGAAGTAGTCGGTGACATTGTAGTTGTGGCAACTGGTGTTGTCGAGCCTCCGATTGGAACACTTGACAAGTCAGTCGGAACAGGTGTCGCTGATGTCGATGAGGTCCCATTATCACAGCATCCATTGATTGAACTATAGGTCGATGTGTAATCAGGATACTCGAAATCTGGTGGTATTGGATCTCCAGTAGCTAAAACAATAACGTCTGCGCAGTTTACAAAAGCTGGTTGCTCCCAGTATCCTACTCCGCACAGTCCTGTCGGGTCACAACTGTATTCGTTCGCTGAAAAAGATTCAAAAtgaaactttttaaatttatgattgcatttattgtacatttgttCTTCGATCCTTGCAAATTAATAGGTTATACGATTTCTCCTTTTTTTTCAATCTACATATCTATATTATTGGTCCTTTTGACAAATTTATTCTGCGTATATCGTGAGCGCTGAAAAAGATTCAAAAtgaaactttttaaatttatgattGAATTTATTGTACATTTGTTCTTCGATCCTTGTAAATTAATAGGTTATAcgatttcttctttttttaatctacatacatgtagataaatgATGTATATTATTGGCCCTTTTGACAAATTTATTCTGCGTATATCATGAGCGCAGCATGACACGACTGGCATAAACCAGATTTGATGTAACTATTTTAAGCAAGTATGACACAAGTTTGCAGATATAGAAATacaattaatttcagaaaaaaaaaaaaatgaaaaaaacacggATACATTTTTATGAAGATTCGcaaatattaatttaaacaaaatctgCTGACATTATCAAAATAGAAAAGTTTCTTCTAAGTGATAAAGATAAAATATCATACTCAACATATTATTGAAATTATCTTGTACATCAAAATCAAAAAGAAGTTAAATTGATATCGGGTTAATTTGTGCCATGAATTATATGTTTCAAGTAAAAGAAGAATATGTCTTCTGTATTATTTTATTCGAGGAACgacttaatattttaattttcgaaTAAATATCACCAACCAATGGATTGCAGCtcatttttgtgggttttttttaatagacagaaaaaatctgtaatttcttatatttaaaggagtaaatcatgaaaaaaaaaacgttgatgacgtcacggtcacatgacaaaattttgtCTATGAGCTAGTAGACTAAAACATTTCAGCCAAttagaagacgtgttacatccaaaattacattattctatttttatttattttttacttcaaATGAATCTTTCTTTTTGGTTCTCATGTCTCATCTGATATAAAAACTGAACAACTTATATCAATCTGAAACCTTTTTTAATAGGTTGGtctatatcttttataaatttatgctTACCTATTGCATATGTGCGCTTCTTATTCGCAGGTGGTAAAGTGCTGAATATACGTGCTCGCATTTATTTTCTATTCGTTTGTTGTCATTTACTCTACGATTGCGCTAATGGGGCAAATGTATGTAAGCGCATAATATGCAGCAGAAGAGCAAATAAGAATTTGAACTCACCATATTGATGCTCATATTGTACACAAGCTCATGAAAATCTTGATGCAAATACAAGATAAGGCCGAGGGAAAAACATTCAAAGGCTTGGGCAACATATGAGCAAATAAATTCTATAAGCGCGGAAAATATGCAGTGGAGCAATAAAGCAGCAAAGTgttaatttgaaatgtaaaaacaaatctaTATGCACATTAAGTGCAAAAACGCATAAagaatgaaacaaataaaaaataagcaTAAAAGAAAACCTTTGAAAGGTTTTGACAAAATATGTGCAAATATTTTCTTAGCGCAGAAAAATATGCAGTGCAGCAAAAATGTAGCAAAATATTAGATTAAAATGTAATTAGAAATCTATAACTTATATGTACTTCCGTGTGAGAAAATGAAGATAGCTATAGATATGGTTGACATTTAACTGCAGGctatttatatacatgttattttagAAAATGTATATCACTTATACATGTGTGTACATTTTACCAATTTATTTTTCGATACATCATATCTAGGCCAAATTTAATCTTAAAGCTAAATAAATGAGCTAGTGGTTCACCTGAATACTTTTTAGTGGCAGACTTAGTCTTACAAAACGAATTTCGCACTGAAGCTTGTTTTTTAACATAAAGGCATCAATCTGAACAggttaaaataaattgaatttacCATCCCATACATTAATTATATTTTTAGTAACAACCACAGTTGGACTGTTCGGAATATATATAGGCACGTCCGGTTTGGGATGGGGAGGATGAAACCGATgcttctttttaaacaaaaaggcCTCAATCTGAACAGGTCCAAATAAATTGAATTTACCACCCCAtacattaattatattttaagtaacaaCCACAGTTGGACTGTTTGGAATATATATAGTAACGTCCGGTTGGGATGGGGAGGTTAAAACAGATGCTTTGGGCACACTAACTATCTAAGAATCTATATAGGTGGCAAAATGTCTGTGCCTTTCATTTCGAGTGGCAGTCTTAATTTCCCGGCTATCAACCCAGTTGACCTAACTGGAACCTCCTACATATTGttgtaattgttaatttgtatttgtttgaaaatgaacGAGATATTTGCCACTAGAATTTAAGAAGCAACAATCAATCCCCGAGTTTCACGATTGCCACTATTGATGCACACATCAAATAATTTTTATCCACATTGTtttgtgtccacacttgtactTAAAAATGTGAATGATAAAATTTCAACATTTAAGGTTTACATGtaaattatgttatatttttatcataaaaacgAACTTTTATGTGGTTGGAAAAATACATGTCTCTCTTGAATACTGCGCAAGATTTGTTGAATTGGTCAAATTTTGAAGCTGAGGCTTGATAAGGGGTgaatataataatacattatttaAAGTTGTAGAATCTGTTTTTTCCAATTATGTCAAGGTCAACTTTTCCAAAAACATTTAGCGGGAAACACGTGAAAATGTGGTAAAAAATTCCTAGAACCTCAGGATCgttaaaaaaaaccagaacaaTACAGATGACTATAATTCAGTACATGAAACTAAACTAAATTTTGCATCAATATTTCTAAAAGTAATTGTTGGGCTTTATGTTTCATATTGCAAGCAACTCGCAAAAAGCACAAATAGAATTGGTTTCATCACTATCGTACATATAGTTCTATCGCAAGCTTTCATATAAATGTTGTGCTTACAGTCAATTAATTGCTGTAAAACATTATGATAGAATAGCGCATGACTGCAGTTATGGCAAAACATAGTAAATAATATGAACTAAGACacatattttatacaattgtAAACGTCATCAAGACAGCCCGAAGTCAACAGGCAGTGCAATATCAGCATACAGGCTTTTTTGGCAACTGTGccatagttctttttttttatatagaaatttagcCCTCTCTGCTGTTTTATTCTCACATACAATGAATTTGTCTTCTAATCCATTctctgttttttttcttaaagctACATGTTTATATACCTTGATTTTGAACCAAAATGATATTTGGTTCGATAGCTACATGTTTATAAATGACGTATATATACAAAttcatgtgtgttttttttttatagctacaTGTTTATAAATACTTGTATATATACAAAAGCAGTTGTCCTACCTTTTGTTCTTCTGTCTTTAAGCTTCGTGTTAAAATCGTCTGCTAACTATGATCCAATTAAAGCGCGAAAAAGTTActccgattaaaaaaaaaaatgtacttgaaTGTGTTCCAGCGCAAAATATCTCACGGATTTTTACCATTCTTAATTAACCCAAGCACATAAAAATACCTATAAAACGTGTCTCAGAAAAATCGTCTGCTGACTATGATCCACGTAAAGCGCGAAAAAGTTACTccgatttgttaaaaaaatgtacttGAATGTGTCCAATTGAAAATATCTGGCGTTTTCCCCCTATTCTTACTTGAAGCCTACGCAAATACAATTACCCATCATACATTTCCTTGAATATATTCTTAAAAAGTTTTCGATTTGTATAATATGACCTACTATTTTCAAGTTAATTCAATATTGGGATTCATGTCGCCATACGATAGTTTCTCGGGACTATATTTACATATACTGAACTGAAATTAAAATCTACTTATTCGAAATGAtctaaagtatatttaaacataatttttcatTGATAGATATTTCTTTAGTATTTCGGTATTGCTATAAAATTAGCATGaacttgttttataatttaaatttaaaatttcaaaacttttaaacgatttcttttctttcaaaattaGATTTTAACCATGATTTAAATCCCTTTCGGAGATTTCTCGAGGTAAAATTAAGAATTTCTAAACCTTTTCTACTTACAAATGATGTATGAAACATTGacatgtttatttttgatttgtcGGCAAAACgactaaaatatttatttttaagaacTTTTAGGTGAACAGAGGTCGCAAGTTTGCTGAAGCATTTTTCgattgaacaattttttttcttcaggaaATTTATCTTTGATAAGATTAATTGCTTTAGCATTTCTGTTTTACCTGTAATCCAAATCCAACGCATGACACAACGATCGCCGGTCACTCCAGGTGGTAGTATTACTTCGAATGATCCATCCCCTTCGAAGTTGTTGATTGGAAGTGTATTTGAATTGGTATCCTTAAATATAAGACGTTGAAAACATTGCTCTGTAACTGGACTGTTGCCAGCTGGACAACAGAGATCCAGCATGAAGAAGCCCCCTTCTTTCTTTCCTGTCACGGTTACTGTAACATTGATGGTGGTGCCTTCGTGGTATACCTGAGTAATATATCCTTTTGCGTATTTTGACGGGTCTTCGTGGTCAAGCGGTCCATTTTTAGGGTCTCCACATATTCCGCATTTCTGTGGTAGGTCATTGTGATCTTTAACCTACAAAAACCAAAGAGGAATACATAAGTTTGTCGATACTTCAATGGAACAAAGACCTTTTGGGATCCTCTGATTTTGTCAGGCTAATACACACCTTAAAAATTTGAAGGCTTCAACTTCATTGGCTTGTGATCCTTTAGCTGATCAATAACTTGTACTAGATCAGAAAGTAACATGGAGTATTGTTATAGTCTTGTAAGACAAGCTTGGACTCGGGATCTGTATTTTGATAAGATTGCTTGTATGAATAAATCTGGTTTTAATCCCTTTTAGCACCAGCTGACACAAAATTTTACTCAAACATTTTTAAGTTTCTGTACATtatgccttttatagcttgctgttaggtgtgagccaagccTCCGTGTTTAAGACTAtactttggcctataatggtttacttttaccaattgtgacttggatggagagttgtaatTTGGCACTCtgtgtctcataccacatctgcttagttttttttatttcaatatatttatttataggggatagggaaacaagttattgcaaatTATACTAATTCCTCTCCACTTTTctggtgtgagtgctgccttgtagtgatATTAGACTGTTCTTTTTCGAAAATCTACAAGGGTGACTTTACGTGACGGTGCAGGAGATATTGCTCTCTGATATTGATCTTCTATATCTAGAGATATCCTTGAAATCTGCACAAGAATACAAGTCATAAGTTTGTATAATAGAGTCAATATTCAAATAACAGCCAATGCAATACGAGTTCTTTTTAAAACTCTGTACCAATGTTGACCAAGAAACGTTAAGGCAAACAAGTTCGCCATTGACACTACTACTCTGACAAACCAATTATCAATAATATGAAATATAATCCGTTCTAGAGATAAAGGAGTAGGTATGATAAGAGACAATGGTTGGTTTCTGAAATTatataaacagatttttttttcaaactgtttGTGGTTTTTCACAGAATGATACATAGAGCACCTCTGTAGCAAAATGTCTAAGACATTTTCTTGCATCTTAATATCAATAATAAGATATCAATATGAGATATTTTGGCACTATTTGCAGTTTTGTATGTGATACACGAAGCTTGAAGCCCTTGAGCACATCTAAAATATGAAtgcgaaatatttaacacatTAATGTCTTGTTTACGGGCCAAAACATGGTCGTGTACAGTTTTGAgcagttctaacctctcatccAAACTGTCAGAAAAATAGATATCAAATCTCCGAGAGCAAAACTATAAAGCTATGATTTTTTAAATCGTCATTATGTTCGTTGATCACTGTCAGTATAACAACAATTCGCCAGAGTTAGGGATAGATTTCATCCGTTATAAAGTTATACGTATAGATCAATGTGTCATTTTATACACTTTGAGTAAAATTCTAATGATATGGTGATGATTTTTTCAATGGCAATTAAATTTCAGAATCAAGACAAAGCCGGAATAAAACCCACAAAATAAATCAATGTTGTAGTAATGGGAGATAATCGagctatacatatatacatgtacgatGTACGAAAGTCGTTGGCAACCGTAAAAATGAATTGATAATAGTGATCtttctattataaatatttactCCATAGTTTTCTTGTGACCTTCAAGATTGTTTATTCAGTACGAgtaaatatttattgattttataaagTTCTATGATACTACAAACAAATATTGTGGTCAAAGCTAAATAGGCTTGGTGTTCAGTGCAGCAAAATTTGTGCTGCTATACAGTctattcatataaatattcagTACGATTAAAAGtcatttatcagaaaaattaaatGTCAACAACAGTTTTACCCAAGGATGTCCATTATCACCTATGctatttaatttctttataaatgatttagTCTCACACTTTAAATGATATGAGTGTGTGTTGATATTAATGATCATAAAGTTTGCATATTACACTATGATGATGATGTGGTTATTCTAGAAGGCGATAAAAAGAATGGCAAATGCATAAGATAAATGAGGGTCTGGATAGGGGGGgagggggtctgtt
This genomic interval carries:
- the LOC143057949 gene encoding uncharacterized protein LOC143057949, encoding MKGDIFLVTFVLFLCYFSVDGSGYLKNPASRNSIWRYFGAASFASNIIANHDDMNVNCGGTFVKDHNDLPQKCGICGDPKNGPLDHEDPSKYAKGYITQVYHEGTTINVTVTVTGKKEGGFFMLDLCCPAGNSPVTEQCFQRLIFKDTNSNTLPINNFEGDGSFEVILPPGVTGDRCVMRWIWITANEYSCDPTGLCGVGYWEQPAFVNCADVIVLATGDPIPPDFEYPDYTSTYSSINGCCDNGTSSTSATPVPTDLSSVPIGGSTTPVATTTMSPTTSIGISIVTVDPTGVTGTTDTPPSTQGPIIGPVGPVIASSGLGLPSLGFFAPFLPFGLPVLAKFGFGWWANRQAGGIAPRVNIPPPPGPIVYEPMPLFGGPSYVPAPVPVSKHYKSYGKSESVHGYGNNYNSYNGNYGNNNYGNNRNSYRSSYGNGNYNGKKK